The DNA sequence AGAGCAAGGGAACATCTGGGGATTTTACCTCAAAACCGCCTGTTGCCCAGACCTACAAAGAAAGCCCAAATCACAAATCCAATTTCTCCTTCCTATTTCACCTGAGAGAAAATTCTCATCTGACCTTAATTTACAGATcagtttaaactgaaatttgtgAGCCAGAATGGCATGGGCCAAGCAAGTACCTCGGCTGCTCTGAGGCCGTCAGCCCTTCCAGCCTGGCCGTGTCCAGTCTGTTCTGCCACCATGCAGGGtgggggagaaaatgaaacaagaatcCAGAGTTTCCCACTGGCAAGGGAAGAGCATCTGTCCTGGGTCGACAGGTAGCCAGGGAACCATGGGGCAATGCAGCTTAAGTGTGCAAATAGTCAGCAATCAGCCcgtttcctctcctcttcctctcttgtTGGAATAAGAGCAGTTCAGACACCCACAGACTCCTGGGACACGCTTTGCTCTCTTGGTCTCATTCCTCCTGACTTGTCATACAGCCTCTCCACAAATTCATCAGGCTCCATTTCAGAGCATGCATTTGGACATCTGTGCTCATGTAACCAGCAATTGAGCCATGTTGTACCGGGGGCCATTCAGTAAGGACACACAGCCCTTCTCTCCTAACCCGTAGCCCTTGTACCCAAGCTGCTACTGACCTTTGGAGAAGGTAGAGCGCCATCCATTCCACTTTGCCCCTCCACTTTACCTTTGTTAAGATATCTGAAAAGCCAGAGATGACTTAACCACTCTGTTGTTTCTTAGAGGCCTTCGTGAGGGATGCATTGCAAGGGTGAGTATTGGTTTTATCCACCTGACCCCCACTGTGTGGTTATAACACAATCACCACCCCAGTGAACTCTAGACCACAAGTACAATTAACCAGTCACTGCCACTGACCGTAAAACTCATCTGGTTTTAAGACAGTCTTGGGTCCGAGTGAATATTAGAACAAGACCCTCTTTTGCACCACTTGATTCTTACCACTAAACCAGTGTTCCTGCTGGAGTCCAGCTTACGAGATTAAAAAACAGTCGATTTCAGGGATTGGGCTCTCCTGTACCAGTCTGTTTACACTGATCCTGTCTCTTCTCACTAGGTCATACTCCACCCAAACCATGACCCCAGACCTCAGATTCAGAAGGCATTTGTTGCTAAGTTGTTGCTCTTAGTGGTCGTTTGTGTTGTGAACACTGCTGTACGAGGGCTCGTTTCAGCCACTTTTCCCTGGCTGTTCTGCACTGCTTCCCTCTTCCATAATTCCGTAAGAACACTGGAAGCGTTTCGAGCACACCTCTGCCCCAGATAAGTAGGGGCAGACTTCTCGTCCGCCCGTGCACTTACTGATCACGATCAGGGTTCTGCATGGGCAGGGGGAAGCACTTGGTGCAGCTGACatccaaggggaaaaaacaggctGTCCCGAGGTCTGCGATATGCTGAATGTGCAGCTTTTGAATGACTTAGGCCCTGTTATGTTCAACAAGACTAAATCACACACAAAACCGATGTTACAAGTAGCTCACCTCTTCTGTGGTGCCCCCTGGCTACTTCCAGATGAATTCTGCAAATGTTCTCCAgtataaaacatgaaatttcaaAGTATTTGAGTGTAGCGTGGTGCTCTTGGCTTGCTAGAAGTTGTGCTTGTGCTGGATTTGGTGAAAAGTGTGTGCTAAACAACATGGTAATGGAAAAGATTCGAGTTTGAGCGATCCTTTAAAAAGTGCACATCtttaattcaaaaatgaaaaggcaCTTGCTAGCTAAAGGCGGGTGTGAACAGAGCCTTGGGGATCATGCCCTGAAGGTCCCACTGGTGGTGTGCTCATTAGGTCAAGGCCCCAGAGACCAGAAAGAGGAAATGGGCCATCTGCAGAGCTCCCCGGGCCTCCTGCAGGGCTCCCCGGGCCTTCTGCAGAGCTCCCCAGGCCCTCTGCAGGGCTCCCCAGGCCTTGTGCAGGGCTCCCCGGGCCTCCTGCAGGGCTCCCCAGGCCTTGTGCAGAGCTCCCTGGGCCTCCTGCAGGGCTCCCCGggccctctgcagagctccccgggcctcctgcagagctccccaggccctctgcagagctccccaGGCCTCGTGCAGAGCTCCCCGGgcctcctgcagagctccccAGGCCTCCTGCAGGGCTCCCCGGGCCTTCTGCAGGGCTCCCCGGGCCTTGTGCAGAGCTCCCCAGGCCTCCTGCAGGGCTCCCCAGGCCTTGTGCAGAACTCCCCAGGCCTCCTGCAGGGCTCCCCGGGCCTTCTGCAGGGCTCCCCGGGCCTTGTGCAGAGCTCCCCAGGCCTCCTGCAGGGCTCCCCAGGCCATGCCCCACACGTGTCGCGCTGTCCTGTGGCCGGACCCCAGACCGCACGCTGCCAGCAAGTGCTCAGCGTTGGCAGGGTGCTGCTCGCCGTGGCGGTGAGAGCACCTGAGCGTGCTGAGGGTTGGAGCTTTGTCAGCGGCAAGGCCGTTGCACAGCGCCCAGCCACGCGCACCCCTCCTGGGCTTCGAGGTGCCATGGCCGAGGGGTGGCACCGTGGCCGAGGGGCTGCATCGCCCGCGGGGCACAGTAGGGCTGAGCTGCAGTCACCGTCCTGATGTGGAACAAGTGAGCAGGGCTTAGGGTATTGGAGTCTCTGCACATCACGTGTAATAAGAGATGTGTTAATTCTTCATGCACTAAATGCTCGTAGATCAATTTTTGGTGTTTTCAACCTGCTTATCACCCACTTTCTTCTAATTTTGTCATCACCCTGATCCCCAGCAAGATCAGCGTgtgcaggagaggagctgcgAGGGAAGGAGAGTCCCCCagaaagctgcaggagctgctgattCCAGACgtggcatttctttttctgaccaAGTAGCACATGTTTTgtgtctaaatatttttgtcatcttgCTCCAGTGCGAAAGCTGTCCTGACAAGCTCCCTCTGCTTGGCTCAGTAGCTGCAGTGGAAGGAGGCAGTTGCCTGCACGGTGTTGTCAGCAGTTCTGCTTCGGGAGGAGGAGAGTTTGTGGGTTTGGCAGGACTGAAGGCAGGCAGCAAACTGCAGAGATTTCTAGAGGCTGGAGATAAGCACTCTGAATATCCTTACCTACAGTCTCGTTCTCTTTTAACTACCTTGCGTATCACGCTGTCAGCTCTGGAGGATTTACTGGCTATGCCACTGTGAGTCAGAGGAGCTGCCCTAAGGCAGAGCTCAGCGCTGCAGCGGGGAGgcaaagcagcactgcagctgctggatgTTTTTGAGAGAAactttgataaataaataaataaatacactcaCCTTTGAGATGGAAGGAAAGCTCTGTGGGCTGTTCTGGTCATCCAGGCGGAGTGCTGGCTGGCTGCCCACCTCGCACTCCTCCGTGCCACCTGCTCACAGTACTGGGATGCCACCTCTCCTATTGACTTTAGCTCCTGTCACGAGTAAGATTAAGTTGTGtggagtcttttttttatttttttccttttttttttggtgcatcAAAGCCCTGGGCTCGCCGCCGGCAGTTGCCTGGTGGGTCACCAGTGGAGCGCTGCGGGCAGCggctgtcccctgccctccACCACTGCCCGTCTGCTTCTCCCCAGGTGCGGATGGCGCTCAAGAACGCCGAGAAGGAGCTGGAGTCTCACTGCAGCTGGGCTGCACCCGAGGCCCTGCAGAAGTGGCTCCAGCTGACCCACGAGGTGGAGGTCCAGTACTACAACATCAAGAAACAGAATGCAGAGAAGCAGCTCCTGGTGGCCAAGGAAGGGGTGAGAATTTCAGTGTCCTTGTCCGAGGTCTTCCCCTTGCGGTGCTGCAAGAAGTGGGAAATGAAACTTGTGTAAAAGTGTGTTCTTCGGCGTCTTCCCATTTCCTTCCAGTGAGCCACTTCTGCGTTCGTCTGTTGTGTCACGACATGCCAGAAGCCTTGGTGCTCAGCAGTGCTAAACAAATGGGCGTGAGGTCCTGTTGACCCATAAACTGTTCAGGTGAAAGGCACGATGCAGTTACGTGGCTGTGGCTCTGGACTTCGACACATCTAATGCCTTAGTTCTGCCTTTTTAAAGTGTGACAGGCGGCTAAAAGCAGTGGTGAGCAGCTCTGAGTGCGCTGCAGGCACCGACTGGGGGCATGCCTGTCGGCTCCGCAGGCTGAGGGCCCGCGAGGTGCAGCGTTAGCTGTTGGCTGCGCGCGGTGTCGTCAGTACGCAGACAGTTTCGCACctttacaaaaaatgttttgcaggcATGGGAAACAAAATTTATAACGTGCATGCGAACTGTGGTGATGAATCATCCTCTCTGCATTCCcagtgaaaaaaatcctgtgcCAGCTAAGAAGCAGTGAGCTGCAGGGAAGCTGTTGGGACATGCGTTCCTCGCTGGGGACATTTACTGCGGCCAGAACTGGCAGCTTGTGAAAATTTGTCTGccttaaatgtgtttttataatgAACATCTTAACGTTTCAGTGGGGTTACTTCTGTTGTGTCAGATGTCACGTCCATGCCCTTGGTTTGTCTCTTGAAAGTCTCCAGTTAATGCCGCTAGATCCTGTGAACCAAGGATCTGCGTGCGGAGACTGCACTTGTGAATATACACAGTGACAAAGGGAAGGgtacaaaacacagcaacaaaacacagcCACCCGAGGgcattaatattatttctataaGTTTTCTCATGAGAAAGACCAAGCAAGAGACATGGAGTAGCTGGTTCGATTCCCTCTGGCTTCTGGGGaatcagaaaggccaaggagGAGCATGAAACCTGCAGCCAGCTTACTTGCTTCCTCATCCACTGCGTTAGGGAGAATTTACTGAACATCCCTCAGTAAAGAGAAATTTCACACTATTTACATGTGTGCTGACAGCTGCAGGACTATTTCTGTCTCAGCCCATCCAGGATGTTCTTGTCCTGGAGGAAGCATAAGGTCATCTTCTTCCTGTGACCTTCTTTCTGTTAATGTTCCAGGCcgaaaaaattaaaaagaagcgAAACACCCTGTTTGGAACATTTCATGTTGCTCACAGCTCATCTCTAGATGATGTCGATCATAAAATCTTAACTGCAAAGTGAGTAGCTACTTGATggcttcctttatttctgtcttcctctttAACCTCTCTTCTGTTTCAAACACGCGCGTACTGTGGGCTGTGCAGGTGCTCTTGGTCTCGTTTTGCTTGCCTTTTGGTTCTGCTGACTTTATTTAGATGGGGTCAGGCTCGCTTCTTTTAATCAATCACATTTTATGTGTGTAAAATTGAAATCGTAGTTGTGTAGAGCAATTAAAAGCCCCACCAAAATGGCCTTTCCTAGGGCATTGGGAGGCTGCAGCATTTCAGGTGATTATCCCTGGAAATCCCAGTTGTTACTGCTTAAAGGTTACTGCTCTCAAGCAGTAGGACACAAAGCTGAACCGCCAGGCTCCCTCTTTCAGGCAACGTATTGTGCTTTTCCTCAATTTCTACATTTTCCCTCGTTTGACCCTTGCTTTCAGACAAGCCCTGAGTGAAGTGACAGCGGCGCTGCGGGAGCGCCTGCATCGCTGGCAGCAGATAGAGCTGCTCTGCGGCTTCCAGATCGTCAACAACCCTGGCATCCACACGCTGGCGTCAGCCCTGAACATCGATCAGAGCTGGATGGGCACCCCACGCCCTAACCCCTCGCACTTCATCATGACTGATGACGTGGATGACTTGGACGAAGAGATCGTGTCTCCCATGTCCATACAATGTACGTGGTACATCGCGGTGTGTGGGGAGCGGTGGGAGCTGCTACAAGCAGTTCAGACGCGTTAGGAGGAATTGAGGTATCTCCGTTCTTTTTTAAAGGaccagagagaaaatattagCTGTAAAGGGTCGGGAGTGTCCCTAAGTGCCAGGTCACCACTCGTTGCTTGCAGCCTGTTAATTCCAGCAGAGCTATAAATTTGTAGATGTTATTTGTCATCACTTAATCATATCTGTGCTGTTCAGACAACTCACTGAACGGAAGCATTTACAAGAAACAAAGCTATGGGCTAGTCGCAGAAGTGAGAGGCAACTGAAGTGTGTTTTCCCTTGCTCAGAGCACTTGTTCAGGACAGAAGAGGACTGGGAGCACCTCCACCTCTTGCCATtctgagcaggagcagcctgctgtGGTGATACTGCCTGTCTTGGataaattgttaaatatttatgggAGCAAGGGCCGAAACCCAGTGCCCGTCTCCTGTGCAGGGGTGTAGTCCCCAGGGTGAACATTCCTTCCCTCTTGGTCAGTGACTGTTCACGTGCAAAGTGCATCAGCTCCTGTAGAAAGGAATGGGGATTTGGAGAGGGAGAGCTCTGAGGAGCTCCGATACCTGAGGGGGCTGAACCTGAGTCACCGGGAGCCTGTCACTCTCAATTGCTGAGCTCTTGTGTTACGTGAAGGCTGTCTCCTCTGGAAAAGGTTTGTGAGTCAGCCCTGACTCTGGTTCCCATGTTCAACTGACCCAGATTCACACGTGGCCTTGCTTCcctcagaaatgcattttccaagCACGGTTTTCTATCTCTAGCTGTTGCATAAGAGCACGGGAAGCAGCTCCCGAGGCTCCCACCGCTGCTCTGCACCAGCGGGCGCCGTGACGCAGGCAGAAGCTCTTGGCAGGAGCCAAGCctcctgagctgcagctgggggcagagcagtgctggccGTGTGAGGTGTAGCAGCCTTCCTAGTTACGTCTGGTGCAGGTGACTTTCTGGTCAGGACGTGATCAAAGCCAGGCCTGTTTACCAGGGCGGCTGCGGGAAGGACAGGCAGGTCTCGGAGGGCAGCAGGGGGTGAGACGGAGTGCCCAGAGCCCGGGTCCCTGCAGGACGCGGCGGGCAGGAGGGACGCGGTGTGACGTGTTTCTGGGGCTCAGCAGGCACGGGGCACGGAGTCTGGGCCTGTGTGTGCATGGGGGGTGTTTAAAGCAATGGTGCCCCACAAGTCTTGGTCTTCAGTCACCGTCTGCGATTAGAAACTGTGCTAGACTGCTTAGCACTTGGAAAGGTGCAAGCTGGGTGTTAGTGAGGTCGGGGTGTTCCGAAAAGTCCCTGAGCAACAACGGAAGCACGCTGCCGGGGACGGGAGCTAGATAAGGCGTGAGCCCTGGGCTCAGATTTTAATCCCCGGCTCCTTTGTGCTTTGCTCCGGACACCTGGAGCGAGCTGCGTGCGCGCTGAGCTCCTGCTGTCCCAGTCCGCCCAGTgagcggagcggggccgtgGCACTGGTCTGCGTCCCCACCGGTCTGACCTGCGCTGGCTCCCGGCAGGTCCccgctgccttcctcctgctggtgTTCAAAGCCAGCCTCAGGAGAGGCGCGTGGAGTGCTTCCTCCCGAGGCGAGCTGGGGGTGTTGCTGGCTGCCGGTGATGACTGTCCCTGTaaatgattttctctctcttccacaCCCCCTCGGCCTTTCCCAGATGCAGCCTGGCTTTTTGGGCGCAGGTTCAGTGATCGCTCGTCTCTGTCCTCGGAGGATCAGTCCCTCTGGAAATACCCTGGTTTGGTTCTTtctgattatatatatacatttttgttcTACCCTCTGCCCTTTTTCTAGactaaaaatacatacacaaattTTCCAACTTTCCAGCACGGGAAACTAATGAATGTACCTTTCTTCACTGAGCCATCAGCATCTTTACTAACCCCTGGGAAGAGTCTGGTGGGACGAAGAAGAATCACAGTTAGCTCTACTCCTCACACACTTtggggatttgtttttttttaaaaaatccgATTGTGAAATGGGGAGGGTTGTTTCTGCTTGTTCCTACCCCTGAGGCGGAGACGGAGGAGTCAGGCTGGCGGGGGTGGAACCGCTCCCGTTCTCAGCCCACTGCCCCCGCCACCAGCCCAGGGGACCCTGCCCTCCCCGTGCCCATCCTGCGACACGGGGCACGCTAGTGACTGCCGTGCCTTCCCTAGAGCTTTCCCCAGACGTGCTTTTAAACGAATTGACCAGTGGCACACACTGTGCTGATCTGTCCCCCGGGGGCCATGGCAGTGGCATGCCCAGCCTCGGCGGTGGCACCTCCACGTTTTGGGGCGATTAACCTCCCTCGGCAGGAGTGTCGCCGGCGGGTGGGTGTCGGTGTGGTGGAGGACAAGAGTGTGTGCCGTGGCAGGAGGGGCTCAGCACTGGTGTCGGTTAGGACTGGTGTGGTGGCAGTCCTCGGGATTAAGAGCAGGTTATTTGGGTGACATTTGTAAAACGTGCAGCCTGGAATAAGATGGTGTTAGTGTGAAGCGAGGgtgtgctgtggctgtgctcGGCCGTACGGCAGCGGAGGCAAGGTCTTGGCCCTGAGCTTGGTCCCAAGGCAGCAAAAGGAGAGTGCAAAGCTGTAACGTGGTAAATAAGGAGTGCAATACcaggacaaaagagaaaaaaaagtcccaaGACAGGAAAGGCAGAAACCCGGAGTGGAAACCCCTAATGCCCTGGTTAATTATCCTGTAGAGCTTGCTTCCCTGTCAGCCCCCCAGACCGAGGCTCCACATCTGACCTGTTTGTGTGAACACTCCGCAGCAGCAGGCGGGTTGGGATCTGCTGTGCTATTCCTGGCTGTGATGCCGTAGCTGGCAACGTTGCTGCTGCAGAGTCATGGCAGCAGAGCTTGAACAGCCTCCGGCTCTGCCCCATTAACGCTCTCCCTTTCACCTCCTCTGATCAGTTTTTTGTGGTTCCCACCGGAGGAAGGTTGTCAGGTTTTTTCCACTCGGAGTCCCTGTGACTCATTTTCACTTAATTTCAGCTCAGGAgttgttcagagaaaaaaaaaaatctgaaatggaaaGTGAAGGTTGTGGGTAGGGAGCTCCAGGAAAAGATTTGCAGGTGGCCGTGCCGTAAAAGCAGGAGTTGGCAAACCTGAGCAGTGAGGGCCTACCAGAAACGGAACGGGAAGATAGCAAAGTTGCCTGAGTTACTGTTCGCTGGGCCACGATCATGGAGGTGCTTCCCAGCCTGTATGATTCCATGGTTCTGTTGCTGCTTGTTCCTTCTTCCACCTGAGATGTGTCCCAGCAGTGATCCCTCAGAGCACCGGTTCCGGTGGCGGCTGGTCGCAGCTGACAGCCGGAGATCCTTATTCCTAGCTGTGGTTTTTGTAGCAGCAGTTTGCTGGTTCTTCGATTCCCAAAAGAGCTCTCGTTCTACTTCATTTACCATTTCTTAGCTTACCTGTCTGTTCTCCCTGTTAACCATCTCCACACGTACTCCTCATGCCTATGTACAATCCTGAACACCTTATCTCCCCCAAAAGATGGAACATCTTGTGTGAAGTGACAGCTAGTGGTTAGGTAGTGACGAAGTGAGCCCTGAGTTACCAGTGAGAGATGCCCTGCCCAGTCTAAACGACTGCTCAGAGGTCTCCGTGCAACGCGGGCGGCTCCCTCTGCCTTTCGGAAGGCCCCAGCTCAGCGTATGGGTTCAGGGCAGGGGTAGCGGACTGAGCTCTCTGGGCCGTGCTCCCTGATCGGAACAGCTACGCGGCCAAAAAGATCGTTGTGATCTTAAGAGCTATTAATTAACTGGTGACGGTGCTCCGAAGGAGACAGTGCAATTGGTTTCTTTGAACCAAGATGGATTTGCATTTGGAGAGCGGTATTTTTCAAACCGAGCATCTCTTTGATCAGTAAGCCAACTTAGGAAACAGCTTGGGAACAAATGATAGCGCTTTTGAGCCAGACCTATAATTTCGGGCGTCTGCTGTGATGAAAGCTTGCGTCTACCCAGCTAATAAATAGTTCCTCTGCATCTGCCACACTTCCCAGCTGTTCCGCCCTGCAGGAAGGGCACGAGTCTAAGGGGTTTCTGCATCTTCCTGGAGGCTTTCCTGCCCCTGAATGCAAAGTGCACTGCGCTGCTGTGCTTTTGGTGGCACCGGAGCACGTCTGCTTTCTGGGTGtcactgcaggagctggagcggcgCAGAGCTGCGCTGGGCTTGGCCTCGCTGCCTTCAGGTGCCTGCATCTCCACGCGACAGCGCAGGCTCCTTCTGTAGGCTGTAGAGAAACGGCACTGCCAGGGCCCAGTGCATGCGGGCGGTTTGGCTGCCTGTGTTAGGATGAAATGAATCACGCCCCAGAAGTCCTGCCGACCTCACGGTTACAACAAAGGAGGCTGGGTGGTAGCTCTGATGTAGAGTTGGGTAGGATGAATCATGCAGCCAGTTTCTGCTTGGAGCAAGATGATCAGATAAGGTGTTCAGAAAGCACCTGGATCAGGAATGTCAAGCGTAGTTTCTCATGGGCTGGTCATTAATCTAGCATGTtaagcagcagcaccagcttaATGCTTCTGCATTAAACCAGCATAACCGATAGCACAAGGTGGGATGGCTGCAGTGGCCCAAGCAAGTGTCCTGGGGACAGAAGGCATGGTGCTGTGATGCGTAGTGCTGGCCGGGGGCGGCAGCTTTGTCTTGCCGATCTGATGTGCGGGGTTTTCCAGCTGCCTTCAGCATTCTCCCCTTTCTCTCGTTGCAGCTCCTGCCTTGCCCAGCACAGTTCGCCAGCGCCTGGTGGACCCACAGCACGCCCACGGATCTCAGAGGTTGGTAGAGAGTTATGTGCAAGGCCAGAATGAGTCGGGCCAGCCTGCCCATTACCTGGCAGGCAGAGTGTCTCTCCGTCGAATGCACAGCCTCTCCTCTGGACAGTCTTTCAGTTCCGACCTTCCTGGCACCAGCCCATCATCTGCTACCACCGCCACCTCTTGCTCCTCATCCACCACTACTGCACCTGCTCCTGCTTCCCATGTCCACCCTATCTATTACCATCACACCACCACCTCTTATTTCCTTCAGATGGACTCCACCCCTGATCTgccccctcctgatgtcaccTCTGGAGTTCGCTGTCGCACTGAGAGCTTTGGGtatattgctgtttcttttctagcTCCCCCTTGCCTGCTGTGTCTCAGAGCTGATGCTTGCTGGGGCCCTTTCTCCTAGATTCCGTGTGCCCTTTCCTTTTGGGCCtctgtttcattatttatcCACATTTTTGATTCTTCAGCCTCTCCCCCACGCAAGTGGACTCTGTAATGAGTGCTCTGCGGCCCATTCCCATGTCTGTGGACACAGTGGGTGCATCAGCCACggaggtgctgtgctgcagctgtagCTGAACAGCCGAGAATTCCTGGGCACCCAGTTACCTCTAAGGCAGAATTTCCTTGGGTGATGCACCCGGGAGAGCAAAGGTAACACAACTAATCAAACAAACACTGACCTTATTTGAAGCCTTGACTCGTTTGGGGTCTTCACAAGCAAATTGCAAAGGAAATGTAATGGGTAGAAATGTGAGCAAGTagccagagctgctggagggctAAAACTTGTGCTGTTCTGTTAAGAAGGGGCAAAAACCAGCATTTAGGCATTTTGTGTTTCAGAGCAACTCTCCACCTCCTCTGTTTTGGTAAGGGACGAGGCATATTTGTGTTGGGCTAAGAAACACCTGAGTAGTGAGAACAGGACGTGGGGCTTCTCACTGCTGGATCGGGGGCTTCAGTCGGCTCCCTCCCAGTAGTAACAGCCAGGGAGGGAGGGCTCGCTGGAGACCCCGGGAGCTGGCTGCCATCCACGCTGACCTGTCCTGGTGTCCCACGCTGACGTTAGAGATGGGAAGGACTGGGGCAGCCAGAGAAGCAGCGATCCCGCGAGATGGTAGAGACATTCTGCAGCCCGGGCAGAGGGTGATGTTTCTTGGGTGGCCCTGGGTGGCCTTCTTCCAGAGCAGGTCTGTGGCAGCAGTCAGAGCTTTTTTCACCCGGTTTATGTCATGGATGCGCCCAGCTCCAGAGTGCCGTTTGAGCCTGCATCCCTCGGGGTGCTTGGTTCAAAAACCCAGCTGAGGTTGCAGCGGTGTGTGCAGGGAGCGCTCTCAGCTCGGAGGTGCTGGTGCTGAAGCAGGCAGGGTAGAGGGGCTGTGCCTGCCCCCTGGGGAATCCCTCCGCTCCCTACCggagctgccctggggctgtggcCACGTCACGTCATctctctgctctttgctttctcctttgtAAGATTAAAAATAGTGCTTACCCTCAGAACAGGAAACAGCGTATGGGAAGAGACCGGAGAGCTTTGATGGCAGAAGCAGGTCAGGGCAGCGTCTTCTCACATTTCTGTATCCAGGCAGAAAACCATCCCAAGCCACTGCATCTCCATTTGTCCTGGCATGTTGTACATCGCTCCGTTCACTTGTAGGTACTTCTCCCCATAGCTGTAGGCTCTCTCCTGACATCTTCAATTCGATG is a window from the Oxyura jamaicensis isolate SHBP4307 breed ruddy duck chromosome 1 unlocalized genomic scaffold, BPBGC_Ojam_1.0 oxy1_random_OJ72738, whole genome shotgun sequence genome containing:
- the LOC118156851 gene encoding stromal interaction molecule 1-like isoform X4 → MALKNAEKELESHCSWAAPEALQKWLQLTHEVEVQYYNIKKQNAEKQLLVAKEGAEKIKKKRNTLFGTFHVAHSSSLDDVDHKILTAKQALSEVTAALRERLHRWQQIELLCGFQIVNNPGIHTLASALNIDQSWMGTPRPNPSHFIMTDDVDDLDEEIVSPMSIQSPALPSTVRQRLVDPQHAHGSQRGSGANKRLNSLRLRVLHPAPERPPAHPQRGAQAAGCAPQPADQVHRGGCPRAPGPRRAHPQRRQPARGGLRAGGSAGAPAREPHGDEEDDDGEPRHGEVLQPRGDQPPDGRQAQPLGFVAVAQPQLHRPRHPLPHL
- the LOC118156851 gene encoding stromal interaction molecule 1-like isoform X1, giving the protein MALKNAEKELESHCSWAAPEALQKWLQLTHEVEVQYYNIKKQNAEKQLLVAKEGAEKIKKKRNTLFGTFHVAHSSSLDDVDHKILTAKQALSEVTAALRERLHRWQQIELLCGFQIVNNPGIHTLASALNIDQSWMGTPRPNPSHFIMTDDVDDLDEEIVSPMSIQYAAWLFGRRFSDRSSLSSEDQSLWKYPAPALPSTVRQRLVDPQHAHGSQRDLTRCDSESCIPHLSDHQRIPSAAPKLLAARPNLLTRSIEEAAPAHPALGAPTPNGGSRHAEASALGALPERLPESPMVMKKMMMVNHGMEKSSSLGEISHPTAGKHSHSDSSRSHSPSSTDPDTPSPISDCRPNSAKSTRIPQLAAKKSPGDEDSSLTGDEVDLGQSKKKFPLKIFKKPKK
- the LOC118156851 gene encoding stromal interaction molecule 1-like isoform X3, which encodes MALKNAEKELESHCSWAAPEALQKWLQLTHEVEVQYYNIKKQNAEKQLLVAKEGAEKIKKKRNTLFGTFHVAHSSSLDDVDHKILTAKQALSEVTAALRERLHRWQQIELLCGFQIVNNPGIHTLASALNIDQSWMGTPRPNPSHFIMTDDVDDLDEEIVSPMSIQYAAWLFGRRFSDRSSLSSEDQSLWKYPAPALPSTVRQRLVDPQHAHGSQRGSGANKRLNSLRLRVLHPAPERPPAHPQRGAQAAGCAPQPADQVHRGGCPRAPGPRRAHPQRRQPARGGLRAGGSAGAPAREPHGDEEDDDGEPRHGEVLQPRGDQPPDGRQAQPLGFVAVAQPQLHRPRHPLPHL
- the LOC118156851 gene encoding stromal interaction molecule 1-like isoform X2 produces the protein MALKNAEKELESHCSWAAPEALQKWLQLTHEVEVQYYNIKKQNAEKQLLVAKEGAEKIKKKRNTLFGTFHVAHSSSLDDVDHKILTAKQALSEVTAALRERLHRWQQIELLCGFQIVNNPGIHTLASALNIDQSWMGTPRPNPSHFIMTDDVDDLDEEIVSPMSIQSPALPSTVRQRLVDPQHAHGSQRDLTRCDSESCIPHLSDHQRIPSAAPKLLAARPNLLTRSIEEAAPAHPALGAPTPNGGSRHAEASALGALPERLPESPMVMKKMMMVNHGMEKSSSLGEISHPTAGKHSHSDSSRSHSPSSTDPDTPSPISDCRPNSAKSTRIPQLAAKKSPGDEDSSLTGDEVDLGQSKKKFPLKIFKKPKK